GGCTTTACACAGCGCTTTCCATTTGTCGTCGTTGGCAACCAGGAGCAACACATAGCCGTCTTTCGTCGCGTACGTATTGTACGGAGAAAACAGACGACCCGGTGCAGTATTGCCAAAACGGCCTTGCAGACCCCTCGCCATGTACGCGGACATTTGCGTGATCAGTGGCCCCATCGCCGCCTCGAACAAGCTGGTCTCGACGATGGTTCCTTCGCCAGTGCGATCGCGTTGATGAATGGCGGCGAGAATACCAGCACACAGGTGCGTGCCGGACATAATATCGAAGATCGGCGGCCCGGCTTTCACTGGTGGGTTTTCAGGAAAGCCAGTTGAGTTCATCAGGCCTGACATCGCTTGAACGATCGGGTCGAACGCCGGATAGTTGCTGTACGGTCCCGAGCGGCCAAAACCACTGCCAGACGCGTAAATCAAGCCGCGATGCAGTTTGCGAAGTTCTTCGTAGCCTAGTCCAAGCTTGTCCATTACACCAGCAGCGAAGTTCTCGACGACCACATCAGACTGTGAGGCAAGTTCTTTCAGTAACTCACGCCCACGCTGTGTTTTGAGATTAAGGGTAATGCCCTTCTTGTTCGAGTTGAGCATGATGTAGGCGTAACTTTCGTCTTTATTCGGAACTTTGAAAATGGTGCGGGCCATCTCCCCATGAGTGGGCTCTACCTTGATGATCTCAGCTCCGAGAAACCCCAGTAGCCAGGTGGCGTATGGACCGTTGTAGACATGAGTTAAGTCAAGAATACGAATGTCATCGAGTGCGCGCATTGTCCCTCCGACTTTTTGTAGAGCCTTCAGCTCTCAGCGGTCAGCTATCAGCCAGCCGGAAAAAAAACAAGGAAGAGTTCGAACACTTTTGGCTGACCGCTGAAAGCTGATAGATGAAAGCCCTTTTGTTCTGGCTGACTGCTGAAAGCTGATAGCTGAAAGCTGACTACTGAAAGCTCTTTCTGTAGCTATCCTGCATGTGCTAGTCTCCGCTCGCTGGTGGGAACAGCAAAAGGAGGTGTGTGATGCTTGATCTAGTCATCCGTGGAGGGCAAGTCGTCACTCCCTACACCGTAGGGGAGATGGATATTGGCATTCAAGGTGAGAAAATTGTCGCGCTCGGCCAGCCAGACACCCTCGCTGCTGATGCCGATCGTGTGATCGATGCGCAGGGAAAGATCGTGATTCCCGGCGGTATCGAGCCCCATGCGCATATCGGTGTTCCCGTGCCGCCCGCATGGACAGGTCAAGCTGATGTCATGACCCAACCTCCTGAAGCGGCCAGTCGTGCGGCTGCGTTTGGTGGGGTGACGACGTTCATCGATTTCACCGGAGACCTCAGCCGGAAAGCGTTACTGGGCCTCAGCCGTCGACCGATGCTCGAAACCATTGAACGGCGGCGGGAAGTATTCCGCACTCATAGTTATATTGACTACACGTTTCACTACATCGTCGCTGGGCGCGTCCGGCCCGAGGTGATTGGTGAAGTCCGAGAAGCCATTGAAGAGGGAGTGGGAAGCTTCAAAATTTTCACCGTCGATAATCCCGTACGGACCTCGTTTGACCAGCCGTCCGTC
This sequence is a window from Deltaproteobacteria bacterium. Protein-coding genes within it:
- a CDS encoding CoA transferase → MRALDDIRILDLTHVYNGPYATWLLGFLGAEIIKVEPTHGEMARTIFKVPNKDESYAYIMLNSNKKGITLNLKTQRGRELLKELASQSDVVVENFAAGVMDKLGLGYEELRKLHRGLIYASGSGFGRSGPYSNYPAFDPIVQAMSGLMNSTGFPENPPVKAGPPIFDIMSGTHLCAGILAAIHQRDRTGEGTIVETSLFEAAMGPLITQMSAYMARGLQGRFGNTAPGRLFSPYNTYATKDGYVLLLVANDDKWKALCKAMHREDLITDPQYATNAARAKRFDEVDELVASWTKQHTKHEVMTILGQADVTCGIVKEIPEVISDPHLRERGTLQDIEHPAVGTVTVLTSPIRLNEDPPTVDSPSPTLGEHNDLIYGKLLGLSGKEIASLKEQGVI